The DNA window ATTTGCGTCATGGCTAACTCAAGTCTCCCGCTTCAGCGCCTTTGATTTAGCGACCCATCCTGCCGCCGTCTAGTGATTCAACACAGCCCACTGAACTGGTTCAAGAGAAATCACGACGCACTATCGAAGTCCCGCTCCAGATAGCTGAGCTCTGTCTTGAGGTCCTCGAACATGCGAGAGTAGTGACGTCGAAGGGAAACCGGAATGCTCTCGCCGACGCTGGAACAGGAGTGTTTCTCGCTCACTCAGCCCTGAAGGCATCAGTATACACTGCAGAGAGCAACCTGGAGCTGATAGAGGATCCGTCCGCCGTCACGGAAGCTGAGGAGCGTGGGGCCAAGATCGAGAGGAGGGCCGACGAAGTACTGAAACAGGTGAAAGCAAACGTTGAGGAGACTGTTTGACCGGCTTCCTTTGCTTCAGAACCGAGAGCATGGCCATCGAGTGCTTGAATTTTTATCGAGCGATACCATGGACTCGATATGGGCGAACGCACATGCTATCTGGCTATCTGTCCGGAGTGTGACCTCCGGGTATCGGTCGCCGACGAAACGTGTCCCGAGTGTGGAACAGAATTCGATACTGAGGAATAGTAAGAATCCGAGTCCGGTGTTCATTTCGGACTCGGTTTCCGTCATTTCGCGAGCGTGCAACCCATCAGCTTGTTGCCGTCACTACCGGACCTCTCGAAGCTCGATCATAAGGAGAGCGTCGGGGCACGTATCTCTTGAAACCTCATCTCCCTTGTGGAAGGTATAGGTACTGAGGGCACAGGAGAAAGGGGTTGAACAGAAATTCGCCCCTCGAGATTCGGCGGTAGGAGCATTATTTCTTCCGATACTATTTGATATTAACCTTCGTACGGTACCCTCAGGTACTGCGTCTGCGAAGAGTCTCGTAAGGATGCTACACACTCTCGACAGTACGTGTAGAATTTTTCATTAGCAGAACCACAACTTGGACATGCTATGAGGCCAGATTCCTGGATTGAATTTTTAGTGGGTGTGTCAGTACCGGTATTGGATACGGACCCCATACCAAGCTATTTGGCGTTTGTGAACATACCACTTTCGCCAGTATCTTGAACACAACCGGGCACACACTCTTAGAAAAATGGCATCTTCAACAAGTACATTGGCGACGGCTCGCGTGCTTCTCGTCGGAACAACTAATTGGATTCCTCAACTTGAGGACGCGCTTGAAGAGCGTAAGCGAGCAGTAGTTAGGACAGTCGAAACGGCAGAAGCCGCGATTTCTGCTCTTGATGAGCACCCAGTCGAGTGTGTTGTAAGCGAGTACACCCTAGATGAACAGACGGGACTCGAACTGCTTCAAACGATTCGCAATGACACTACCTCGCTTCCCGTGGTGCTCTGTACGGCATCAGGATCCGAATCGATTGCCAGCGACGCGATCGCCGCGGGAGTAACAGATTATATCGCCGTCTCAGACCCGATCGACGAGCGTATTGACGACATTTTGAGGCGACTCGCGCGATCCGTACGCACGTCCCGGCGGACCAACACCCAGCGAGAGCGAGCTAGACAGTTCGACGCGTTCTTTCACGACACCCAAACGGCCACCTGGGCGCTCGATTCGGATGGATCACTCCAACGCGTCAACCGGACGGCGCGTGAGATGATCGAACCAGACGCCGAATCAGTCGTTGGCGAGTCCTTCTGGACGCTTCCCTGGTGGACGCGATCGGATGAAACTCAGGCGACTGTCCGGAGAATTACCGAGCAGGCCATCGCCGGCGAGTTCAGCCATACGACTATCACCGCAGCGTTCGAAGACGGGACATCACGGACGCTCGAGGTCTCGGTCCGCCCTGTTCGAGATGAAGCGGAGACGATTGTCTCGATCATCGTCGAGGGCGTGGACGTCACCGAACGCGTCTCGCTCGAACGTGAGCTTCGTGAGTCCGAAGAACTCCACCGGATCACGCTCAACAATATGACCGATACGGTTCTCATCACCGATGACGACGGCGAATTCACCTACGTCTGCCCCAACGTCCACTTCATTTTCGGATATACTGCCGATGAGATCAACGAGTCTGGCAACATTGACCGACTTCTCGGGCCAGACCTCTTCGATCGCGATGATCTGGCTGAGGAGGGCGTATTGAAGAACATCGAATGCACGGCGACCGACAAGGCGGGTCGCGAACACACCCTGCTGGTGAACGTCCGGGAGGTGTCAATTCAGGGTGGCACACTCCTCTATAGTTGTCGTGACGTCACGAAGCGTAAACGGCGCGAAGAAGCGCTGGCTGGACTCCACAAGACGACACGCGAACTACAGTATGCCGAAACTACCGACGAGGTCGCCCAGCTCGTCGTCGACGATGCAGCCACCGTTCTCGATCTGGATGCCAGCGCGATCTACCTCTTCGAGACCGACGAGAACACGCTCGAACCGGTTGCCGCCTCGACCGGCATGGAACGTCTGAACGGACCGCTTCCAACCCTGCGAACGGCCGATGACTCAATTGTTGGTCACTGCTTTGTCGAGGACGATACGCGGTTTTACGATGACGTACACGACTCGAAACATCTCGACAATCCGGCAACTGATATCCGAAGCGGGGCGTACATCCCACTTGGCGAGCACGGAGTATTCATCGCCGCCGCCGAAACGATTGGCCAGTTCGACGACGTTCTACGGGAACTTACGGACCTACTCGCAGCGACAACTGAGGCTACTCTCGATCGGGTCGAGCGCCAGAGCCGACTTCGGAAACAGGATCGGGAACTGCAGCAGCGTAACCAGCAACTCTCGCGGCTCAACGAAACCAACGAGATCATTCGCGAGATCGATCAGGCACTCGTCCGGGCCGGGACACGCGAGGAGATCGACCATGCGGTCTGTAATCTGTTGACGACAGAAGACCGATTCACGTTCGCGTGGATCGGTGCTACTGACCCCATCGACGAAACCGTCGAGCCACGTGCGTGGTCCGGTGCGGAGCAGGGGTATCTGGACAGTACGTCGTTCCCGACCGGAACAGCGGCGATGGATCCAGCGGCACGGACTGCAACAACCAAGGAGGTACACGTGGTCTCGAACGTCGCTGATCGCCTCCGTGAAGCGTCGTGGCGAAAGGAGGCACTCACGCGCGAGTATCTCTCCGTGCTGAGCGTGCCGTTGGCCTACGACGAGTTCACGTATGGGGTGTTGACCGTTTATGCGGATTCGCCGAATGCGTTCACCGAGACGTCCCAGGCCGT is part of the Halococcus salifodinae DSM 8989 genome and encodes:
- a CDS encoding cyclodeaminase/cyclohydrolase family protein → MPPSSDSTQPTELVQEKSRRTIEVPLQIAELCLEVLEHARVVTSKGNRNALADAGTGVFLAHSALKASVYTAESNLELIEDPSAVTEAEERGAKIERRADEVLKQVKANVEETV
- a CDS encoding zinc ribbon domain-containing protein, with translation MGERTCYLAICPECDLRVSVADETCPECGTEFDTEE
- a CDS encoding bacterio-opsin activator domain-containing protein, producing MASSTSTLATARVLLVGTTNWIPQLEDALEERKRAVVRTVETAEAAISALDEHPVECVVSEYTLDEQTGLELLQTIRNDTTSLPVVLCTASGSESIASDAIAAGVTDYIAVSDPIDERIDDILRRLARSVRTSRRTNTQRERARQFDAFFHDTQTATWALDSDGSLQRVNRTAREMIEPDAESVVGESFWTLPWWTRSDETQATVRRITEQAIAGEFSHTTITAAFEDGTSRTLEVSVRPVRDEAETIVSIIVEGVDVTERVSLERELRESEELHRITLNNMTDTVLITDDDGEFTYVCPNVHFIFGYTADEINESGNIDRLLGPDLFDRDDLAEEGVLKNIECTATDKAGREHTLLVNVREVSIQGGTLLYSCRDVTKRKRREEALAGLHKTTRELQYAETTDEVAQLVVDDAATVLDLDASAIYLFETDENTLEPVAASTGMERLNGPLPTLRTADDSIVGHCFVEDDTRFYDDVHDSKHLDNPATDIRSGAYIPLGEHGVFIAAAETIGQFDDVLRELTDLLAATTEATLDRVERQSRLRKQDRELQQRNQQLSRLNETNEIIREIDQALVRAGTREEIDHAVCNLLTTEDRFTFAWIGATDPIDETVEPRAWSGAEQGYLDSTSFPTGTAAMDPAARTATTKEVHVVSNVADRLREASWRKEALTREYLSVLSVPLAYDEFTYGVLTVYADSPNAFTETSQAVFTELGETIASATSAVERKNALLSTSTTRLEFEVRDPAFVFTRLSQQAECTLTYQGGVQQTTGGVYVFVTVAGTPVDTVVTTAREMVSIESVHRISETDEKAVLQLQLTQPFFAVELADHGAVLRNSTADGETATLVIDVPRSDDVRPVTQLITESFADVELRSKETLDHASSRNFQTEYLEQLTDRQLEVLQTAYYSGFFESPRESTGEEIAAVLGISPPAFYRHARTVQRKLFSTLFDDIGISTAISAD
- a CDS encoding DUF7577 domain-containing protein — protein: MGSVSNTGTDTPTKNSIQESGLIACPSCGSANEKFYTYCRECVASLRDSSQTQYLRVPYEG